The Paraburkholderia sp. PREW-6R genomic interval GGCCAGTAAGGAACTGCGGGTTTACGTGGCCGTTACAGCATCACACGCCGGTGCTAATCTGCAGTAGACATACGACGACCTATAACATCGAATGCGCACGTGTTAGTGCATCGATTCCTGGCCGCCGACGTTACCCGACCACTCGCCGTCCGAGGAACACCTCCATGTCAGCAGCCACGCCTTACCAGCCTATCCCCAATAGTTTCCGTCGCGCCGTCTGCGGCGGCGAAACCCTGATCGGCTGCTGGGCGTCGCTTGCCAGCCCGATCGCCACGGAACTGCTCGGCATCATCGGCTTCGACTGGATGCTGCTCGACGCCGAGCACGCGCCGAACGACGTGCTGACCCTGATCCCCCAGTTGATGGCGCTCAAAGACAGTCCGAGCGCGCCGGTCGTGCGGCCGCCCGCCAATGACAGCGTGTTCATCAAGCGCCTGCTCGACAGCGGCTTTTCCAACTTCCTCGTGCCGTTCGTCGACAGCGCTGACGACGCCGCGCGCGCCGTCGCCGCGACCCGTTATCCGCCGCAAGGCATACGCGGCGTGTCGGTCAGCCAGCGCGGCAATCGTTACGCGACCGTGCCCGATTACTTCAGGATTGCGAACGACAACGTCTGCGTCATCGTGCAGATCGAAAGCCGCAAAGCGGTCGAGTCGATCGACGACATTCTCGCGGTGGAAGGCGTCGACGCCGTGTTCGTCGGCCCATCGGATCTCGCGGCGACGCATGGCCACATCGGCGACCCGAGCCACCCGGACGTGCAGCAGTCGATCGCGCATGTGTTCGAACGCGCCAAGGCTGCCGGCAAGGCGAGCGGAATCCTTGCGCCTGTTCAGGCGGACGCCGAACGCTATATCGCAATGGGCAGCAGCGTCGTCGCGGTGTGCGCGGATATGGGGCTGCTGAAAAACGCCGCCCAAGCCGTACAACACCATTTCTCGCAGAAACAGGCGGCCCGGCAGTAAGCGTGGCCGCCATGACCTCTCCGGAACATTCCATGGAAAAAGCAGGCTTTATCGGACTCGGCATCATGGGCAAGCCCATGGCCGCGAATCTTTTGAAGAACGGCGTTGCGCTAGCCGCCTACACGCGCAGCGGCGTGCCGGACGACCTCGAACAGGCGGGCGCGGTGGCGTGCGACAGTCCGGCGGCTGTCGCCGCGCAGGCAGACGTCATATTCATCATGGTGCCCGACACGCCGGACGTCGAGCGCGTGCTGTTCGGCGAACAGGGGCTCGCCGGCGGCCTGCGCGCGGGCCAGGTGGTGGTCGACATGAGCTCGATTTCGCCGATGGCCACGCGCGAGTTCGCGGCCCGCGTTCGCGAGCAGGGCGCCGACTATCTGGATGCGCCGGTGTCGGGTGGCGAGGTGGGCGCCAAGGCTGCATCGCTCACCATCATGGTGGGCGGCGAAACGGCCACCTTCGAGCGCGTGAAGCCTCTGTTCGACATGATGGGCAAGAACGTCACGCTGATTGGCGCCGTGGGCGCGGGCCAGGTGTGCAAGGTGGCCAACCAGGTGATCGTTGCGGCGACGATCGAGGCGGTGGGCGAAGCGCTGCTGCTCGCGTCGAAAGCGGGGGTGGACCCGGCACGCGTGCGCGAGGCGCTGATGGGCGGCTTCGCGTCGTCGCGCATTCTGGAAGTACACGGCGAGCGCATGACGAAGCGCACGTTCGACCCGGGTTTTCGCATCGAACTGCACCAGAAGGATTTGAACCTCGCGCTTTCCACCGCGCAGGCGCTGGGTGTGTCGCTGCCGAATACGGCCACCTGTCAGGCGTTGTTCAACGCCTGCGTCGCGCACGGCGGTCAAGCGTGGGACCACTCGGCGATGGTGCGTGCGCTCGAAGTCCTCGCGAATCACGAAATCGGCCAGACAACCGCCTGATCTGCGTTGTCTTATCCCTGCCTTATCTGACAAAAAAATGGCGGCGCCCTTCGAGGCGCCGCCAATTTTTCATGCTCCGGGAACCGGCTCGTTACCGGTTCG includes:
- the garL gene encoding 2-dehydro-3-deoxyglucarate aldolase gives rise to the protein MSAATPYQPIPNSFRRAVCGGETLIGCWASLASPIATELLGIIGFDWMLLDAEHAPNDVLTLIPQLMALKDSPSAPVVRPPANDSVFIKRLLDSGFSNFLVPFVDSADDAARAVAATRYPPQGIRGVSVSQRGNRYATVPDYFRIANDNVCVIVQIESRKAVESIDDILAVEGVDAVFVGPSDLAATHGHIGDPSHPDVQQSIAHVFERAKAAGKASGILAPVQADAERYIAMGSSVVAVCADMGLLKNAAQAVQHHFSQKQAARQ
- a CDS encoding 2-hydroxy-3-oxopropionate reductase → MEKAGFIGLGIMGKPMAANLLKNGVALAAYTRSGVPDDLEQAGAVACDSPAAVAAQADVIFIMVPDTPDVERVLFGEQGLAGGLRAGQVVVDMSSISPMATREFAARVREQGADYLDAPVSGGEVGAKAASLTIMVGGETATFERVKPLFDMMGKNVTLIGAVGAGQVCKVANQVIVAATIEAVGEALLLASKAGVDPARVREALMGGFASSRILEVHGERMTKRTFDPGFRIELHQKDLNLALSTAQALGVSLPNTATCQALFNACVAHGGQAWDHSAMVRALEVLANHEIGQTTA